A window from Electrophorus electricus isolate fEleEle1 chromosome 7, fEleEle1.pri, whole genome shotgun sequence encodes these proteins:
- the LOC113590278 gene encoding claudin-4-like, translating into MVALGLEILGVTLASLGWIVGIVSCALPMWRVTAFIGSNIVTAQIIWEGIWMSCVVQSTGQMQCKVYDSMLALSSDLQAARALCVISILLGVLGVLVSVVGAKCTNCIEEEQTKAKVMIAAGATFVCAAVMQLIPVSWSAHAIIMDFYNPLITEAQKREIGASLYLGWASAALLLIGGVILCCSCPPREEKRYGPAGRMVYSTTRSVAPSGYDRKDYV; encoded by the coding sequence ATGGTGGCTCTGGGTTTGGAGATCCTGGGCGTCACATTGGCGTCTCTCGGATGGATCGTTGGCATCGTGTCCTGTGCCCTGCCCATGTGGAGGGTGACGGCCTTCATCGGCTCAAACATCGTAACGGCGCAGATCATCTGGGAGGGCATCTGGATGAGCTGTGTGGTGCAGAGCACGGGGCAGATGCAGTGTAAGGTCTACGACTCCATGCTGGCGCTCAGCTCTGACCTGCAGGCTGCCCGGGCCCTCTGCGTGATCTCCATCTTGCTGGGTGTCCTGGGAGTCTTAGTGTCTGTTGTAGGAGCCAAGTGCACTAACTGCATAGAGGAGGAGCAGACCAAGGCCAAGGTGATGATTGCAGCCGGTGCGACTTTTGTCTGTGCTGCGGTTATGCAGCTGATCCCTGTCTCCTGGTCGGCCCATGCGATCATCATGGACTTCTACAACCCGCTCATTACTGAGGCACAGAAAAGGGAGATAGGCGCATCTCTGTACCTGGGCTGGGCGTCTGCCGCTCTGCTACTGATCGGGGGAGTGATTCTGTGCTGCAGCTGCCCCCCACGAGAGGAAAAGAGGTACGGTCCGGCAGGCAGGATGGTCTACTCCACCACGCGGTCAGTGGCACCCAGCGGCTATGACAGGAAAGACTATGTGTGA
- the LOC113590277 gene encoding claudin-3-like, translating to MSAGLELIGIVLGVLGCMLAIIACALPMWRVTAFIGYNIVTAQIMWEGLWMSCVVQSTGQMQCKIYDSMLALSTDLQAARALTVISILLIVVAVLVFIVGAQCTNCIEDETAKAKVVILAGVLFVAASLMQLIPVCWNANTIIRDFYNPLLSDSQRRELGAALYIGLAAAALLLLGGSLLCCSCPPREKKYSPSQMSYQAPRSTVAAAYDRRDYV from the coding sequence ATGTCTGCCGGCCTGGAGCTCATAGGCATCGTGTTGGGTGTGCTGGGATGTATGCTGGCCATCATCGCGTGCGCTCTGCCCATGTGGAGGGTGACGGCTTTCATCGGCTACAACATCGTGACAGCACAGATCATGTGGGAGGGTTTGTGGATGAGCTGTGTGGTGCAGAGCACGGGGCAGATGCAGTGTAAGATCTACGACTCCATGCTGGCGCTCAGCACAGACCTGCAGGCTGCCCGGGCTCTCACCGTCATCTCCATTCTGCTGATTGTTGTAGCCGTGCTGGTGTTCATCGTCGGAGCGCAGTGCACCAACTGTATCGAGGACGAGACGGCCAAGGCCAAGGTGGTCATCCTGGCCGGGGTTCTCTTTGTTGCTGCCAGCCTCATGCAGCTCATTCCTGTGTGCTGGAATGCCAACACCATCATCAGGGATTTCTATAACCCACTGCTGTCTGATTCCCAGCGGAGGGAGCTGGGGGCTGCACTCTACATCGGCTTGGCTGCGGCTGCTCTCCTGTTGCTGGGCGGCTCACTGCTCTGCTGTTCATGTCCCCCTCGGGAGAAGAAATACAGCCCCTCCCAGATGTCTTACCAAGCCCCCCGCTCCACGGTCGCTGCTGCATACGACCGGAGGGATTACGTATGA